Below is a window of Pseudomonas monteilii DNA.
GCCGGTGCCGAAATCATCGATGGACAGATCGACCCCCATGTCGGCGAGCCTGCCGAGCACGGCCAGACTCGCCTCGACATCGTGCATCGCCGTGGTCTCGGTGATCTCGAGGGTCAGGCAATTGGCGGGGAGCTGGTTCTGGGCCAAGGCGCGGGCGACGCTGTCGAGCAGCCCGGCATGGCAGAACTGGATCGCCGACAGGTTGACCGCGATGCGCCAGCCCTCGAACCCCATGTCCCTCCAGACGCGCATCTGGCGACAAGCCTCGTCCAGCACCCAGGCGCCGATGGGCACGATCAGCCCGGTCTTTTCGGCCAGACTCACGAAGCGGTCCGGTGACAGCAGGCCCTGCTCCGGGTGTTGCCAGCGCAACAAGGCCTCGGCGCCGATCGCCACGCCGGAGGCTGCGTCGAACTTGGGCTGGTAATGCAGGCGGAACTGTCCCTCTGCCAGTGCCATCCGCAGGTCCTGGATCAGCTGGACCTGCAGCCGGGCATTGCTGTTCATCGACGCATCGAAGAACCGATAACCGTTCTTGCCACTGCCCTTGGCGTGGTACATGGCCGCATCGGCGTTGCGCAACAGCTCGTGCGCGCCCTGACCATTGCCCGGATACACCACGATCCCCAGGCTGGCGGACATGGCCAGGCGCTGGTCGAGCATGTCGAACGGGCGCGACACCAGCTCCACCTGGAGCGCGGCCAGGTCCAACGCATCGTCGGGGTTCTGCAGGTGCGCCAGCAGCACGAACTCGTCGCCACCGATGCGCGCCAGGGTGTCCCGTGCCTGCAGGTCGGCGCGCAGCCGTGCCGCCACGGCCTTGAGCACCTGATCGCCCAGGTGATGGCCGTAGGCGTCGTTGATCGGCTTGAAGCCGTCCAGGTCGATGAACATCAGGGCGAAGCATCCCCCCTGCTCATCGGCCTGCCTGATCGCCTGGTCGATGCGCTCTGTCAACAGTGCCCGGTTGGGCAGGCCGGTCAAGGCATCGTGCAGGCTCAGCTCGACCAGTTCCTGGTTGGCCTGTGTCAACGAGCGCGCCAGGTGTGCGGTACGCACCTGCATGCGTGCGTCCAGCACCGACGTCAGCAGGGCCACGGCCATCACCGCCAGGGTCGTGACCAGCACCGTGTAGTACAGCCCGGAACCGCTCAGACCGTCGGCGATCGCGGCGCAGACGCTGCCTTCGGGAAAGTTGGCGGCCGCCATGCCGGTGTAATGCATGCCGACGATCGCCACCCCCATCAGCACGGCAGCCGCAGCGCGAATCGGGCGCACATAGGGTGTGTGCTGACGCAGGCGGAACGCGATCCACAGCCCGGCTGCCGAGGCGCCGACGGCGACGGCCAGCGAGGCCATGAACAGGGCCGGGTCGTAGTCGATGCCTGGCTGCATGCGCAGCGCCGCCATGCCCGTGTAGTGCATGCTGCTGATACCGCTGCCCATGATCAGCGAACCCAGCCCCAGTTGCGTCAGCGGCAACTGAGGCTGACTGGCCAGCCACAAGGCGAAACCGGAGGACAGCACGGCGATCAGCAGGGATAGCGCGGTCAACCCGAGGTCGTAGCCCAGCTCGATCGGCAAGCGAAACGCCAGCATGCCGATGAAGTGCATGGACCAGATCCCCACCCCCATCGCCAGCGCGCCACCGCTCATCCAGACATAGGCCACGCGACCGCGCGCCGTGGCGATTCGGCCACTCAGGTCGAGAGCGGTGTAGGACGCCAGGATCGCCACGCCCAGCGAGATGGCGACCAGTGAAGAGGAATAACTGCCTGTAAGCATGCCAAGATCCACGAACGAGGGGCGCGCCGCGGTTCCTTGGCTGGCCTGATGAGGGATCAGTGTACCCAGCCGCTTGCGAAACGCACGCTGATTTGGATGAATGATGTCATAGTGCCTCTCAATGGCCAGAAAACGGCGTTTCCGTCCTCATGCCCGCTGGGACGACGCCTGGCTCGGTCGATGGCTCCTTCGCCTTGAAAAGGTTAAAGTAATGCCTTCACCCTCCCCCCGCTGTTGAGGTCAGGTTTGCCGAACGCCAAGCAAGGCCCTCGCCTGACGCTGCGCACGTTGATCCTGTCGCTGTCTGCATTGACGGCGCTGGTCATGCTCTGCACGAGCTACTTCGCCAGCTACCGGGTCCAGCGGCAACTGCTGATCGATCATGCACTGGAGTCGAATCGGGTCTATGCCGCAAAGCTGGCCTCGACCACCGAAGCCTTCGTCGTCAGCGCACTCAAGCAGCTGGCCGTCAGTGCCGGCGTCCAGGCGCGCCACATGAACGACGACCAGGCCCTGGCCGAGGAAGCCGACCGCCTGCTGCGGCAAAGCAGCGCCTTCAACTCGACCTTCGCGGTGGATGCCCGTGGCGTCATGCGCGCCATTTCGCCGGCCGCGCTTCAACCCATGATCGGCCGGCAGTTGCAGACGCCTGGCGCGCGGGAGGCCTTGCACGAACGTCGGCCGATCGTCTCCACTCCCTACCTGTCGGTGGCCAACAACCTCGTCGTGGTGATGTCGCAACCGATCTACGGCGCCGATGGGCAGTACCTGGGTTATGTCGGCGGCAGCCTGCACCTGCGCCAGCACAATATCCTCAACACGTTGCTGGGCGAACAGTTTCACAAGGATGGCTCCTACCTCTATGTGGTCGACCGGCACCTGCGCCTGCTCTATCACCCCGACGCGGCGCGGGTCGGCACCCAGGTCAAGGGCAACGCCATGCTCGATGAACTGGCCGAGCACACCAGCGGGACGCGCAGCCTGACCAACAGCCAGGGCGTGCCCATGCTCGCCGGTTTCGCCACTGTGCCCAGTACCGGCTGGGGCGTCGTCGCGCAGCAGCCTCAGGCCATGACCGTGGCACCGCTGCAAGGGCTGGTGCTGAGCATGCTCGAACTGTCAGCCCCCTTGGTGTTGCTGGGTATCGCGCTGCTCTGGTGGCTGGCCCTGGTCATCGCCCGCCCCCTGTGGCAACTGGCCGCCGGGGCACGGCAGATGGACCATGTCGACACGCGGGACCACCTGCAGAACGTACGGGCCTGGTATTTCGAGGCCGAAGAGCTCAAGCGTGCGCTGCTGTTCGGGCTCAACCTGCTGCAGGAACGCATCGGCCGCCTGAGCCATGACGCACAGACCGACCCCTTGACGGGCCTGGTCAACCGGCGCGGACTGGACCATGCCCTGGCCGTGCTCGGGGCGGAGCGCCGGGGTTTTTCCGTGATCGTCCTGGACGTGGACCACTTCAAGCGGGTCAATGACACCTATGGACACGAGGTTGGCGACCACGTGCTGCGCCAACTGGCCGAATTGATGCGCGCCGGCTGCCGCGAAGGCGATCTGCTGTGCCGGACAGGTGGCGAGGAGTTCCTCATGCTGCTGCCAGGCGCGGGTCAGGCCGTGGCGCTGGCGGTGGCCGAACGCCTGCGCCTGTGTGTTGAAGCTGCGCCCATCGAGCCGATCGGCACGGTCACGGTGTCGTTGGGCGTCGCGCACGGCTCCCCCGACGACCAGCTAGTACCCGCTGATGTGTTGAGCCAGGCGGATCGCGCCCTGTACAGGGCCAAGCGCGGCGGACGCAATCAGGTGGTGAGCGGCGACGACCTGCCTCGACGCTCGGCAGACACCCCAGGCTGAAACGAAAGGATCGTAAGGGTTTCCGGTGCGGTCTATCGAAGACGTCCGAACCAGGAGCCGACGATGCCCTTACCTGCCCGCCTGGGCTTTGCCTGCCAGTACCGCCACCCTCACCGAACTCTGCCGAACAAAGAGCTGGAGGCCCTTGAGCGCACGTACAACCCTCGCACCACGACCTTGCGCTGGATCAACAGCGCCAGCGTGGAAACGGCACGCGCCAAGCTGCTGGAGGTCGTCAAGCACAACCTCGAGGCCCAGCTGCGGCTGCTCAAGCATGTCAACACGCTGCCGCCTGCCTTGCACATGGTGCGCCTGAGCAGCGATCTGCTGCCGTTGTACAGCCACCCACAGGTGGCCT
It encodes the following:
- a CDS encoding diguanylate cyclase, which translates into the protein MPNAKQGPRLTLRTLILSLSALTALVMLCTSYFASYRVQRQLLIDHALESNRVYAAKLASTTEAFVVSALKQLAVSAGVQARHMNDDQALAEEADRLLRQSSAFNSTFAVDARGVMRAISPAALQPMIGRQLQTPGAREALHERRPIVSTPYLSVANNLVVVMSQPIYGADGQYLGYVGGSLHLRQHNILNTLLGEQFHKDGSYLYVVDRHLRLLYHPDAARVGTQVKGNAMLDELAEHTSGTRSLTNSQGVPMLAGFATVPSTGWGVVAQQPQAMTVAPLQGLVLSMLELSAPLVLLGIALLWWLALVIARPLWQLAAGARQMDHVDTRDHLQNVRAWYFEAEELKRALLFGLNLLQERIGRLSHDAQTDPLTGLVNRRGLDHALAVLGAERRGFSVIVLDVDHFKRVNDTYGHEVGDHVLRQLAELMRAGCREGDLLCRTGGEEFLMLLPGAGQAVALAVAERLRLCVEAAPIEPIGTVTVSLGVAHGSPDDQLVPADVLSQADRALYRAKRGGRNQVVSGDDLPRRSADTPG